CTTTCCCCCATGAAAAAACGGTGGAGATTATTCAAAAAGATACCGGTACGCATTTTGATCCTGATGTGGCGGAAGCGTTTATGGCGTTGGAAAAAGAGTTTGCCAGAATACGTGACGAGTTTGACGGTTAAGATATATATTTTTAATATTGTAGAAGTCGTAATGGTTTTAGAGGTTGTATAGGTCATTTGATTTGTAGGTCTGGATGAATTAAGCACACACGCATATTTGTATAGTATATTATATTATATTATTTGAAAGAGATCTCTCGACTTTGCATCTTTGTTTATAACATTCCAAAAATCAAAATGCCTGTAATTTTCGTATCTGAATAATTATTATTGAAATACGAAAAAAAGTACATCTAATTAAAAAATATTGTTATAATGACTAACTATATGATTTTAGTTATAATCATATAGATAAATTAATTCCGATTCAATCCCTGTATAATAAGTAATAAAAGCAAAATATCTGTCAAAAAACACTTGATTTTTTTGGCATTAAAGTATATTATTACAATATGTATTAATATTAATAAAGGTAAAAAATTGCAGGAAATTAGCAGTTATTTTAAACATGAAATTATTGAAAAAAGAGATGAATTGAATAGGTTAGCTCAATCAAAATTCGGTGTTGATATATCCAACCTGAAAATTTCATATAATCTAAAAGGTCAAAGAGCAGGAATAGTCAATCCTGCTAAAAAAGAGATCAGGTTAAACAAAGAACTCTGTTTAAAATATCCGGAAAAAATGACTAATGAAGTCTTGGTTCACGAAGTTGCACATTTTGTGACTTTTTCTATATCGCCTAATGCAAAGCCTCACGGTAAAGAGTGGAAATATGTAGCCAGGACTCTGGGGCTGGATAATCCGAAAACCACTCATAATATGCCCACAACAAAAGCAAGAAAAGTTAAAGGGTATTTTTATAAATGCGGGTGCAACACATATAAACTAAGCTCAATTAGACATAACCGCATTAAACGTAAAGAAGCTGAATATGCCTGCAAATACTGCGGGGAAAAACTTAGGAAAGCATAAAAGGAGAGTGTGCTATGAACAAAGATATTGCTTGTACAGACTGTGGCCAGAAAAAGAGTAATTATAAATTAAGGTACTTTACGCCTGAATTGGGTGATTTGGTGAATTCTGGTGAATTTGTCTGCGAAGAGTGTTTGGACAAAAGGATTAATAACAAAAGAAAAGAAGCTTTTAAATTGGTGACTGCCGGTGGCTAATATTCAAATTCCGGGTCTTCCTCAGTTAGCAGAAGAAGCAAGCAAGATAAAATATTTTGAAGAGGATGAACTTAATCGTCTGACTAAGGAATTTCAGGATTATTATGACAAGGCTAAAAAGAAAAAGAATGCCGGTAAATACTGGATCACATTTTTGTTTTTAAGATTCACCGGGGCGAGAATATCGGAAGTGTTAAACATAGATGACACAAAAGATATAGATTTCAGGAACAGCAGGGTAAAGCTGATAACACTGAAGAGGAAAAAGGGAAGAAAGATATATAGGACTGTCCCAGTACCTATCGAGGCTATAAACGAGCTTTTAAGATATCTTGCGATGTTTCCGGATATGAAAGGTGAAGTATTTAAACTAAGTCAGCCCAATTTCTACAAAAAAATGCAGGAAATTGGAAAAAGAGCAGAAATTGCTAAAGATAAGGTTCATCCACATGCATTAAGGCACACAAGGGCAATAGAACTAATAAATGCCGGTATGCCGTTGAATCATATTCAGGCACTGTTAGGCCATTCTTCAATATTAAATACTTCGGTATATTTGATAGTAACCGGCAAGGAACTGGAGACTATGATGAGGGAAAAGGGTTTGGTGTAGAATATCGATTTTAAAAACTTAATAAATTTATCAATAAATCAAAGCTCTCCTACGTTTTTTTTATGTTATGGTGGTTGCCACAAAGGTTATTAAGGATATATAAAATAAAAATGTTCAAGTATTTTATCGGTGTTGATGTATCAAAAGATAAGTTCAATTTTGCAGTTATCAATGGTGACCTTGAGAACATTGACAATGGCTGCATTGAAATGAACAGGACTGGATTCGAGGAGTTTAAATCCAAGCTAGATTTTTACCAGGATATCATAATTGCTATGGAATCCACCGGCAGTTATCACATAAACCTGTTGTCTTTTTTAGGTGCAAACAATTTCAAAACAGCTCTTGTTAATCCCGCTTTGATAAAAAAATTTTCTGAGGGCTCAAGCCTGAGAAAGACAAAAACGGATGAGCTTGATGCTGTTACAATTGGAAAGTTTATATTTAAAAATATCGAATATTTAGATCGCTTTGTTCCTTATTCGGTGGACGAGGTGACTGCATTGGCAAGGCTCAGGGAAAATATAGTAAAAGAGATAGCCAAAACAAAAACCCAACTCAAACAGAATTTGAATTTGGTATTTCCTGAGATTGTCAAAGAATGCAACATTTTCAATGATACAATTCTTAATATCCTTGAGGTATTCCCTACCCCTGAAAGTATAAGAAAGGCTCCGAAGTCTAAATTGAAAGGAGTGTTTAACAAAGCATCGAAGGGCAAGAAGGGCAGGAATCTTTCTTTGACTTATGATAGATTTAAAGAACTTGCCTTAGATTCCATAGGTATATCATCAGAAGGTTATGCAAAGATTGTGGAGCATAATATAAAAAGTCTTAAATTTCTTCAGAGCCAGCTTGAGGAGATTTCAAATGATTTTATAGATAAGATAAACGATTCCAAAAAAGATGATATGGAAATACTAAGTTCTATCAAAGGCATAGGAAATACCACAGCTGCTCATTTTATTGTAGAGGTAAGGGATATTAACAGATTTGAGAACAGGAATAAACTTTCTGCTTATGCAGGCATTGATCCCTCGTTCAAGGAGTCTGGTACTAGCGTAAATATCAAAGGGAAAGTAACCAAAAAGGGGAACAAATCCCTTCGGAGAGCGTTATATCTTATGGCCACTGGGGTTATGAAATTCAATGATTATTTCAGGGCATATTATTTGAAAAAGAAATCAGAGGGGATGTCACACCGGAAGGCTATGATCGCACTATGCAATAAGCTACTGAGAACCATATTTGCTTTACTTACAAGAAGAGAATTTTTCGTAATTAAATATAGTTGACTTATTTCTAAAGTTTCTAACAATTGGCTTTTATCAAAACAGAAATAGAATTAGCTAAAGTGCTATTTTAAGTTTTTATTTATGATGAAATAAATATGAAAGAAATAAATGTGTTGAATTGTACAAGTAAACTACAGTGGAAAAATTATTTTTGAAAAATCATCAACTTGCAGAGAATATATCCATTCGACTGGAAATCTATTGTCAGTTAAGTTACAATGTAATTGTTATTTTTCTCGGAGGAAATTATATGGCTAAAAATCAGAAAGAAAAGCTAAAAGACTTAAATTCTCTAATCTATCAGACTCAAAATATCACATATCATTTGCTTGCAATTATAGGCAGGGATAAGAAAAAGCAAGATAAGATTATTAATTATTTAACAGATAAAGGCTGGCAGGTAGTAGACATTGAAGCAGAGTTTAGCAAACTGAAAAAGGAATATGAAAACGAGATAAAAAATGAAGTTGATATGAGATCTAAGCTGAAAGAATGGTTTATGAAAATGCCGGATAAACTTATTCTTTTGCATGGTAGTATACTGTACTTAGATGATTTAACCAAGATTTCACCCATTGAGGCTTTCAAGTATAATACACGAGGTAAAAACTCAGTAGTAATGTTTTTGGATGATGAACAGAAGCTTGGTAACAGACTTTATTACGGAGAATTAGGTAATGAAAACCATTACGACAAAGAAATCAGAGATATTAATCTGGTACCCATCGAGGAAATTTCTGATGATTTCGAAAAGCACGAAGATACAATCAGAACACCAGATAAAAACCTTGAATATGATGTAGAAGATCTGCCTGATGATGCCATAGGGAGATATTTTAATTTTAAAACGATTAAAGATGTAGTCGATATTGATACACTTAAGACTAAAGATCGTAAAAAGCAGGTAGTCAGCAGCTATATCTTTTCAGATAAACTGGAAGAGCAGGTTTCAGAATTTTTTGATGACTTAGTCAAGCCTGTCCACAAAGCAAGAAACATCATTGGTAATTACGGGAGTGGTAAATCGCATTTGGTGGCAATGCTTACATCGATAGTCGAAAATCCGGAACTATCTGAATTTGTAAACAATAATAAGATTAAAGAACAATTAAAAACATATGACCGGAAATTCTATACGGTTTATTTTGAATTACAGTCAGGACCAGTGGAATTAAGAAGATGGTTTTTTGATAAATGTAAAAGCCAGCTTGCGGAGAAGTATGACATACATATTAAAGAGTTTGATTTTGAGAAAGATTATGATGATAAGAAAAATATCGAATATGTGATTGAAAAAATCAAAGAGAAAGACTCCGCTGCCGGCTTACTTGTAGCAATTGATGAAATCTCAGACTTTTTGTCCATGAAGAATAAAGAACCCATGAAACAGGACTTACAGTTTTTAAGAGTAGTCGGACAGGTAGCCCAGGAAAATGACATTATGTTTGTCGGTTCTATGCAGGAAGATATTTTCAGCAGTTCTATGTTTAAAGAAGCTGCATCTGAGATATCCCGTGTAAGGGAAAGATTTCAAAATATAATCATAGTTAAAGAGGATGTAGAAAAAGTAATATCAGAAAGGATAGTATCCAAAACAAACGAACAAAAACATCATCTTGAAGAAAAATTCAAGCCTTTTTTAAAGAAAATAGAAGATGTCGGCAATAATCTTAATAGCTATATAGACCTTTTTCCACTTACACCAACACTGATAGAAATGTTTAATTCCTTACCGTTTTTTGAAAAAAGAGGTGTGATCCAGTTTGCTGTATCTGAGATTAAGAAAAGTTTGGATAAGCCTTTCCCCTTCCTGCTTACTTTTGAGAAAATTTACGATATTATCTCCATAGACCCTAATAAAAAGAATCTACAGGAAGTATCAGACTATATCAGGGTTTCTTCCATACTTTTTGATAAGATCAAAAGCACTGTTGATAGAAAATATCAGGAAGATGCCATAAAAATTATAAAAGGTTTGGTTGTTTTATCTCTCAGGGATACTAATGAAGGTACAACAGCAAAAGAATTGGCAAATAAACTGATGCTTTTACCTCACATGGAGAGTCTTTCCTCAGAAGATTATGTAAGCTTGATAATCAAAAAAATACGTGAAGCTTCCGATGGTCAATATCTCAAGATGCGTGATGACAAATCCACTGGCTACAAATATATCACTCTTGACACGAAACTTGGCATAGATCCTGATGAAAAGATTCAGCAAAGAATTGATAGTGTTTCCGATGATGAAATGGAACAGGAACTTTTTAGACAGCTTGAGAGATTATTAGAACTGGATATTCATCGCTATAAGAATATACCAGACGTATTTGAGGATGAATGCGAGTGGAAGAGTAAAAAGTCTTTTAGAAAAGGTTATATATTATTCAATAAAAAAGAAAATATTCTGACACAAAATTTGGGAAAAAGAGATTACGAGATAGTTTTTACTTCACCGTACTGTGATGAAAATGTTTCCCCTGTTGGAGATAATCAGCTTCAAATAAAAATCTCAATAAAAAGCGGGGATAATGTACACATTTTGAGGAAAATAGCTGCGATCAGGCAGCTTTATAACTTAAACTTCCAAAAGACTATTATGGGAAAGAAATTAGATGAGGAAATAAATGGGCACAGAAAAGATGGTATCATCCATACTGGTTTTGCCCACAGACTGTCAAAAATTATCGTTAACTATGGAAGCTTTATCCTCAATGATGAAAATATCAATATCTCTCATTATTTAACAACAAAAGATGCAGGCCTTTATGAGACTTTGGAAGAAATAAAAACCAATCTTTTTGATCCACTGTTTAACAGTAAATATCCCTTGCATCCTAAGTACCCTTCTAATTTTTCATCTTTGAACATTGTAAAAACACTGGATAATCATCTTAACGAACTGCAAAAGGGCAATTTCAATAAACTGCAGCAAAATACTGTACAATTTCTCAGTTCATTAAAACTGCTTGATGAAAATAAATATCCCAGTATTTCAGAATCCCCTGTGGCAGAATTTATAATAAATACTATTAAAGACAAATCTGAACAGGCCGTTAAAATTGACGATGATATTGCCAGACCATTATCTGAAGGTGAATACGGTTTAGAGAAAGAGGTTGTTTACTTTATTCTGTCTTTAACAACAATACTGGGGAAAACAATCTTGCAGGCAAAAGGCGGTATATCAATAAATATCGATAATATTCAGGGTAAGCTGGGTTCATTAAGTACCTTTGAAAATATCCTTTATGTCAAGTTGGAGAAAAACCAGTCTTATGATACTGCAGCATTGATACTGAATGCTTTTGGAGGAAACGGAGATGAGATTTTAAATGATAAAACAAGGATGCGTGCTTTTAAAGATTACAAGGAAAAAGTCGCAGAAGTATTAAACAGTATCAAAAATATCCATGAAATTTATGACAAATTACAAAACAGGTTTGATTCTTATATTAATCTTGAAGATGTCAGCAATGAGATAGAATCAATCAACGAAATAAAATGGGAAGAATTCGATCTGGCTAATGTAACTCAATTCTATAAGCTAAAATCATATGAGAGAGACATTGCAAAAGTAAAGAATCTGATTAAAAAAATAGAAGATGTCGAAAGCGCACTGAATGAATATTTACAGATAAAACCCGATATCGAATATGTTCATAAGGCTAACGATTTGATTGAACAGAACAAATTTATTGTTACAAACACACAGAAAAGAAACAAAATAATGGAGTTATATGACAATATCATCAGTGAATGCGGTGATTTTGCGTCGTTTATGGACATAGTCACAAGAAATGCTGTTAAAGGTAAAATCGACCAGTTCAAATCTATCTACAAAAAAGATATCTACTATCCGGCACATGAGAAATATGTGGGTTCTAAGGTTGACTGGAAATCCCTGAAAGACCTTTTATATAATGAAACTTTCAAAAGATTGAATTTACTCAGCAGAGTTAAGTTTATCAACGATGTAAAACTTAATCAACTGACCTCAAAAGTCCGGGAGTTGACAGGAGTTGAGTGCAAAAACAAAGGACTTTTTGATGAACTGGACTCACACATATTTTGTCAGAAATGCTTTTTCCCGAAGGACGATATAAATTACTCATCGATATTATCTGAGATAAATAATATCGGAGATGAATTTGAGAAACTTTTGGAACAATATGAAAAAAATACGCTAAAGCATATCAGAGAATATAGAGATAATGTGAAATTTCTTGACAAAGACAGTGAAAAACAGCTTATCAACGATATCCTAAAAAATGAAAAACTTCCGGATACTTTGGATACTGACACTGTTAACACTATAAATAAATTATTCCGTGAAATCTCAGTAGTGGATATAAAAGAAGATGATTTTAAAAATAAGATTTTCCCCGGTGAAGAGATGTTTACTGTGGAAGAAATAGAAGAAAATTTTAATAAATTTTTATCCGATTTACTGGCAGGAAAAGACAAAGCAAATATTCGTATAAAATTGGAGAGTGGCAATGAAGATTGATAAACCTTTGAGAGAATATTTGGATGAAATAAAAAAAATAGAGGGTTACCCACATGGCAGAGATGAGGATATTTTGGAGTTATCTGATCCGCCATATTATACAGCCTGCCCCAATCCCTATATCAATAAATTTATTGAAGAATACGGCACTCCGTATGATGAAGAAACCGATAATTATCACAGAGAACCTTTTGTGGGGGATGTAAGTGAAGGGAAAAACGACCCCATCTATAATGCACACACATATCATACAAAAGTGCCTTATAAGGCTATAATGAAATATATCGAACATTATACCGATGAAGGGGACATAGTATTTGACGGATTTTGCGGCACAGGTATGACCGGAGTAGGTGCCCAAAAGCTGGGCAGAAAAGCTATTTTGTCTGATTTGTCACCTGCTGCCACCTTTATAGCATATAATTACAACACACCTGTAAATGTAGAAGAATTTGAAAGTGAAGCAAAAAGAATCCTGGAAGAAGTGGAGGAAGAATGTGGCTGGATGTATGAGACAGATCATTATAAAGATGAAAAATACGATGATGGCGGAAAGCATTTAGGTTCAGGTAAGATAAATTATACCGTATGGTCTGATGTGTTTTTATGTCCTTACTGCGGCGGTGAAATAGTATTCTGGGATGCTGCAGTAGATAAAGAAAATGGCAAGGTGCTGAAAAATTTTGAATGCCCCTCATGTAGTGCAGAAATAACAAAAAACGAGTGTGAAAGATCATGTATAAAATTTTATGACCATGTTATAGGAAAAGAAGTGACACAGGCAAAACAAATACCTGTAATGATTAATTACTCATATGACGGGAGGAGATATGAGAAGACTCCTGATGAAAATGATTTCACCTTAATTGATAAAATAAATAGTATGGATATCCCGTATTGGTTTCCAACAAATGAAATGATGAACAAGGGGAGTAAATGGGGGGACACTTGGCGTAAAGGGGTACATTATGGAATAACTCATGTTCATCATTTTTATACTAAAAGGAATTTATGGATACTCGCTTGTTTAAAAGATAAATGTCAACCACCGTTAGCAAAATTGCTTTTTAATTCTCAGCTTATAAATATTAGCAAATTAAACAGAAGTAGACCAAGTGTAAGCTTCCCATATAACCCTTTAAGTGGGACACTTTATATTTCATCTCAAATATCAGAATCTAATGTTTTAATAGCATATTATAATAAAATAAAAAGAATTGTAAATGCAGCCAGAAATATACCTGACTCTTATAATATAATTTCTACTAATAGCTTAATTGAAAATAATATCAACAACCTAACAGTTGACTATATTTTCACTGATCCACCTTTTGGCGATAACCTAATGTATTCCGAGTTAAACTTTCTTTGGGAAGCATGGCTGAAAGTTTTCACAAACAACGAATCAGAAGCAATTGTAAATAAAAGCCAGGGTAAATCTTTGGTTGAATATTCCGAACTTATGCTAAAATCCTTTCAGGAGTACTATAGAGTACTGAAACCTAAAAGGTGGATTACTGTAGTATTTCATAACTCAAAATCATCCGTATGGAATGCAATACAGGAAGCCATGATAAAAGCAGGATTTGTAATAGCCAATGTCAGTATTCTGGATAAACAGCAAGGGTCTTTTAAACAGGTAACCTCAACAGGAGCAGTGAAAAATGACCTTGTGATTTCCGCTTATAAACCGCCTAAGGGTTTTGAGAAACAATTCCTGGAAAATGCCGGAGAGGGTATGGAGGAAGACTTTATCAGGATGCAGCTGAATAATCTCACACCCACACCAAACATTGAGAGGACGGAAAAGATGCTGTATTCCAAAATGCTTTCATATTATCTGAGGCATGGATATATAGTCAGGTATGACTCAAGAGATTTTTATTCAATGCTGAAAGAAACATTTTATGAAGAGGATGGATACTGGTTTGCAAACAGAGATCAGCTGGAAAAATACATGGAATACAAAAAGAAGATGAAATTAGACGGTATTGTTGATAGTGCCTATGCTGCCGAAAAACTTTTAGTATATGATGAAAAAACTGCTATTATATGGCTTAATAACTTTCTTGAAGAACCAAAAGATTACAGCACTATATACACTTATTTCACAAAAGTCGCAAATATATCGGATGATGATATACCGGAACTGAAAGATATCCTGGAAAACAATTTTATTCCCGAGAACGATAAATACAGAAGACCATCGACTGAAGGTGAAGAGTTAAGAGTGAGACAAAAACGAGAAAAGGAACTTATGAGGGATTTTAACTCATTATTTTTCGATGCCCAAAGTTCCAGGAAAAAAATTAAATCCTGCAGAAACGAGGCGCTTGTTTTCGGCTTTCAGACACTTTATCAGAAGGGCAACTTTGATGACATTCTTACGGTAGCCAAAAAGCTGGATAAAAGAATATTGGAAAGGAATTCTGAAATAAGAGATTTTATAGAGATAGCAGAAATCAAAACAGGTAACATCTAATTTTGTAAAAAAGGCATTTTGAATGAATGTTGGTGACGAAGTTAAAAGCAGACTATATCAGGATAAAGGTATAGCCATTGTAATCGGTTTTGATGAAATTTTCGGAGAAAAGCATGTAGAGTTACTTTTTGGTGATGGAAGCAGAATTACCACTAAGTATGATGATATCATCCAGAAAAAAGACACATTGACTCTCTTATCTGAAAAACAGTTTGAAAATCCTTTAATCTTCATGGTCAATAATCTACTTTTGAAAATTGAAGAGAACTTATCTGAAGACAAAGTAGTAACTTCGGCAAATTTTAAGATAAAACCCCTGCCACACCAGCTTTTAGTCACAAACTTTGTAATAAATAAATTAAATCCAAGATGCTTAATTGCAGATGAAGTGGGTCTGGGAAAGACTATTGAAGCAGCCCTCGTGTATGAAGAACTGAAACTGAGAGGATTTATAAACAGGACATTAATTGTCGTACCGTCAGGGCTTATTACACAGTGGCATGAAGAACTTTCCAATAAATTTAATGAACAGTTCGTAATCTACTCCAAAGAGTATGTAAGGGCATTAAAACAAAGCTATGGTGAAGAAACAAATGTTTGGACTCTTCACGACAATATTATTGCTTCTATAGATTCAGTAAAGCCGTTAAAAATCCATGAAAAATTATCAAAAGAAGAGAAAAAAAGACGTGAGTGGCA
Above is a genomic segment from Flexistipes sp. containing:
- a CDS encoding SprT family zinc-dependent metalloprotease; its protein translation is MNRLAQSKFGVDISNLKISYNLKGQRAGIVNPAKKEIRLNKELCLKYPEKMTNEVLVHEVAHFVTFSISPNAKPHGKEWKYVARTLGLDNPKTTHNMPTTKARKVKGYFYKCGCNTYKLSSIRHNRIKRKEAEYACKYCGEKLRKA
- a CDS encoding tyrosine-type recombinase/integrase, with amino-acid sequence MANIQIPGLPQLAEEASKIKYFEEDELNRLTKEFQDYYDKAKKKKNAGKYWITFLFLRFTGARISEVLNIDDTKDIDFRNSRVKLITLKRKKGRKIYRTVPVPIEAINELLRYLAMFPDMKGEVFKLSQPNFYKKMQEIGKRAEIAKDKVHPHALRHTRAIELINAGMPLNHIQALLGHSSILNTSVYLIVTGKELETMMREKGLV
- a CDS encoding IS110 family transposase, producing MFKYFIGVDVSKDKFNFAVINGDLENIDNGCIEMNRTGFEEFKSKLDFYQDIIIAMESTGSYHINLLSFLGANNFKTALVNPALIKKFSEGSSLRKTKTDELDAVTIGKFIFKNIEYLDRFVPYSVDEVTALARLRENIVKEIAKTKTQLKQNLNLVFPEIVKECNIFNDTILNILEVFPTPESIRKAPKSKLKGVFNKASKGKKGRNLSLTYDRFKELALDSIGISSEGYAKIVEHNIKSLKFLQSQLEEISNDFIDKINDSKKDDMEILSSIKGIGNTTAAHFIVEVRDINRFENRNKLSAYAGIDPSFKESGTSVNIKGKVTKKGNKSLRRALYLMATGVMKFNDYFRAYYLKKKSEGMSHRKAMIALCNKLLRTIFALLTRREFFVIKYS
- a CDS encoding DUF6079 family protein, with the protein product MAKNQKEKLKDLNSLIYQTQNITYHLLAIIGRDKKKQDKIINYLTDKGWQVVDIEAEFSKLKKEYENEIKNEVDMRSKLKEWFMKMPDKLILLHGSILYLDDLTKISPIEAFKYNTRGKNSVVMFLDDEQKLGNRLYYGELGNENHYDKEIRDINLVPIEEISDDFEKHEDTIRTPDKNLEYDVEDLPDDAIGRYFNFKTIKDVVDIDTLKTKDRKKQVVSSYIFSDKLEEQVSEFFDDLVKPVHKARNIIGNYGSGKSHLVAMLTSIVENPELSEFVNNNKIKEQLKTYDRKFYTVYFELQSGPVELRRWFFDKCKSQLAEKYDIHIKEFDFEKDYDDKKNIEYVIEKIKEKDSAAGLLVAIDEISDFLSMKNKEPMKQDLQFLRVVGQVAQENDIMFVGSMQEDIFSSSMFKEAASEISRVRERFQNIIIVKEDVEKVISERIVSKTNEQKHHLEEKFKPFLKKIEDVGNNLNSYIDLFPLTPTLIEMFNSLPFFEKRGVIQFAVSEIKKSLDKPFPFLLTFEKIYDIISIDPNKKNLQEVSDYIRVSSILFDKIKSTVDRKYQEDAIKIIKGLVVLSLRDTNEGTTAKELANKLMLLPHMESLSSEDYVSLIIKKIREASDGQYLKMRDDKSTGYKYITLDTKLGIDPDEKIQQRIDSVSDDEMEQELFRQLERLLELDIHRYKNIPDVFEDECEWKSKKSFRKGYILFNKKENILTQNLGKRDYEIVFTSPYCDENVSPVGDNQLQIKISIKSGDNVHILRKIAAIRQLYNLNFQKTIMGKKLDEEINGHRKDGIIHTGFAHRLSKIIVNYGSFILNDENINISHYLTTKDAGLYETLEEIKTNLFDPLFNSKYPLHPKYPSNFSSLNIVKTLDNHLNELQKGNFNKLQQNTVQFLSSLKLLDENKYPSISESPVAEFIINTIKDKSEQAVKIDDDIARPLSEGEYGLEKEVVYFILSLTTILGKTILQAKGGISINIDNIQGKLGSLSTFENILYVKLEKNQSYDTAALILNAFGGNGDEILNDKTRMRAFKDYKEKVAEVLNSIKNIHEIYDKLQNRFDSYINLEDVSNEIESINEIKWEEFDLANVTQFYKLKSYERDIAKVKNLIKKIEDVESALNEYLQIKPDIEYVHKANDLIEQNKFIVTNTQKRNKIMELYDNIISECGDFASFMDIVTRNAVKGKIDQFKSIYKKDIYYPAHEKYVGSKVDWKSLKDLLYNETFKRLNLLSRVKFINDVKLNQLTSKVRELTGVECKNKGLFDELDSHIFCQKCFFPKDDINYSSILSEINNIGDEFEKLLEQYEKNTLKHIREYRDNVKFLDKDSEKQLINDILKNEKLPDTLDTDTVNTINKLFREISVVDIKEDDFKNKIFPGEEMFTVEEIEENFNKFLSDLLAGKDKANIRIKLESGNED
- a CDS encoding DNA methyltransferase, coding for MKIDKPLREYLDEIKKIEGYPHGRDEDILELSDPPYYTACPNPYINKFIEEYGTPYDEETDNYHREPFVGDVSEGKNDPIYNAHTYHTKVPYKAIMKYIEHYTDEGDIVFDGFCGTGMTGVGAQKLGRKAILSDLSPAATFIAYNYNTPVNVEEFESEAKRILEEVEEECGWMYETDHYKDEKYDDGGKHLGSGKINYTVWSDVFLCPYCGGEIVFWDAAVDKENGKVLKNFECPSCSAEITKNECERSCIKFYDHVIGKEVTQAKQIPVMINYSYDGRRYEKTPDENDFTLIDKINSMDIPYWFPTNEMMNKGSKWGDTWRKGVHYGITHVHHFYTKRNLWILACLKDKCQPPLAKLLFNSQLINISKLNRSRPSVSFPYNPLSGTLYISSQISESNVLIAYYNKIKRIVNAARNIPDSYNIISTNSLIENNINNLTVDYIFTDPPFGDNLMYSELNFLWEAWLKVFTNNESEAIVNKSQGKSLVEYSELMLKSFQEYYRVLKPKRWITVVFHNSKSSVWNAIQEAMIKAGFVIANVSILDKQQGSFKQVTSTGAVKNDLVISAYKPPKGFEKQFLENAGEGMEEDFIRMQLNNLTPTPNIERTEKMLYSKMLSYYLRHGYIVRYDSRDFYSMLKETFYEEDGYWFANRDQLEKYMEYKKKMKLDGIVDSAYAAEKLLVYDEKTAIIWLNNFLEEPKDYSTIYTYFTKVANISDDDIPELKDILENNFIPENDKYRRPSTEGEELRVRQKREKELMRDFNSLFFDAQSSRKKIKSCRNEALVFGFQTLYQKGNFDDILTVAKKLDKRILERNSEIRDFIEIAEIKTGNI